From Rutidosis leptorrhynchoides isolate AG116_Rl617_1_P2 chromosome 3, CSIRO_AGI_Rlap_v1, whole genome shotgun sequence, a single genomic window includes:
- the LOC139896306 gene encoding UDP-glycosyltransferase 90A1-like, with translation MSPKTHVVLFPFMAKGHMIPLFQLARIFLHRNVAVTLFTTPANHPYVTASLSDTQTTVISIPFPDNIPGVPSGVESVDKLPSMSLFFPFISSTKSMQPYFEKIGQTLKPAVTFMVTDAFFDWTLESANKFSIPRLVYYGMSNFTITVTTVVAENGNLFNEKSDSDKVVVPEFPWIKVTRNEFSDVFNGRDVNSQFAEWMHNMILATRKSYGLVTNSFFELEPMYSDYWNMKYGPKSWSIGPFCVDRRLTEKESLSSQKSSWMVWLDKKLELGSSVLYVAFGSQAEISLDQIQEIKLALEKSEVNFLWVMRKGVKESTLGFDDGFEERVKEKGIVVREWVNQREILEHEIVKGFLSHCGWNSTLESICAAVPILAWPLSAEQPLNAKFVTEEIKIGLRVETCDGSMKGFVKWEELEKKMKELMEGVIGKEMRKKVKELSDAAVKAVEPGGSSWRSLNELIEELQAKSIVA, from the coding sequence ATGTCCCCCAAAACTCACGTTGTTTTATTTCCGTTCATGGCCAAAGGCCACATGATTCCACTTTTCCAACTAGCGCGCATCTTTCTCCACCGTAACGTCGCCGTTACTCTCTTCACCACACCTGCCAACCACCCTTATGTTACTGCATCTCTTTCCGACACACAAACCACCGTCATTTCCATCCCGTTTCCCGACAACATCCCCGGTGTCCCCTCTGGTGTCGAGAGCGTAGACAAACTCCCTTCAATGTCCCTCTTTTTCCCTTTCATTTCTTCCACAAAATCAATGCAACCTTATTTTGAAAAAATCGGCCAGACACTAAAACCAGCGGTGACCTTTATGGTCACTGATGCTTTTTTTGACTGGACGCTGGAATCAGCTAATAAATTTAGTATACCACGTCTTGTTTATTACGGAATGAGTAATTTTACTATCACTGTGACAACCGTAGTCGCTGAAAATGGGAATTTATTCAATGAAAAATCCGACAGTGATAAGGTTGTTGTCCCGGAATTTCCGTGGATAAAAGTGACTAGAAATGAGTTTAGTGATGTATTCAACGGTCGTGATGTCAATAGCCAATTTGCTGAATGGATGCATAATATGATACTTGCAACAAGGAAAAGCTATGGGTTGGTCACCAATAGCTTCTTTGAGCTCGAACCGATGTATTCAGATTATTGGAACATGAAATATGGACCGAAATCATGGTCTATTGGACCTTTCTGTGTTGATCGTAGATTGACCGAGAAAGAAAGTTTGTCCAGCCAAAAATCTTCATGGATGGTTTGGCTGGACAAAAAACTTGAACTTGGAAGTTCAGTTTTATACGTGGCATTCGGTTCACAAGCGGAGATATCTCTGGATCAAATCCAAGAGATCAAGCTCGCGCTCGAAAAATCCGAAGTCAACTTCTTGTGGGTAATGAGAAAAGGCGTAAAAGAGTCAACTTTAGGGTTCGATGATGGGTTTGAAGAGAGAGTTAAGGAGAAAGGGATTGTGGTTCGAGAATGGGTGAATCAAAGAGAAATATTAGAGCATGAGATTGTTAAGGGGTTTTTAAGTCACTGTGGATGGAACTCGACGTTAGAGAGTATATGTGCGGCGGTGCCGATTCTAGCATGGCCGTTGAGTGCAGAACAGCCGTTAAATGCAAAATTTGTGACGGAAGAAATAAAGATTGGATTAAGGGTGGAGACATGTGATGGGAGTATGAAAGGGTTTGTGAAATGGGAAGAGTTGGAGAAGAAAATGAAAGAGTTGATGGAAGGTGTGATAGGGAAAGAGATGAGGAAGAAGGTGAAGGAGCTTAGTGATGCCGCCGTGAAAGCGGTGGAACCCGGTGGTTCTTCATGGCGGAGTTTGAATGAGCTCATTGAAGAACTTCAAGCCAAGTCAATAGTAGCATGA